The Trichosurus vulpecula isolate mTriVul1 chromosome 3, mTriVul1.pri, whole genome shotgun sequence genome includes a window with the following:
- the LOC118844696 gene encoding zinc finger protein 585B-like translates to MAPVLTARLGQESLAFKDVAVEFTTEEWIQLNPSQKKLYRDVMLENYTNMVFLGFAVSKPDVIYQLERKEASWVAEADIPRSSCPESQEFSEDKPPEYNECGKAFGSKKQLTVHHRVHTGEKPYECSECGKAFGTKTRFTLHQRIHTGEKPYECSECGKAFRWKTLLPVHQRIHTGEKPYECSECGKAFRDKRDLRVHHRTHTGEKPYKCSECGKAFKRKTELKLHHRIHTGEKPYECSQCGKAFRRKSHLTVHQRIHTRDVCYEYKECGKDFLYNSDLTLHQKIDTGEKPYEYSECGKAFRRKTQLIVHQRIHTGEKPYECSECGKAFRWKTPLTVHQRIHTGEKPYGCSECGRAFRHKIHLTVHHRIHTGEKPYECSECRKDFRYKVQLTVHRRIHTGEKPYECSECGKAFRDKSHLTVHQRTHSEEKPYECSECGKAYRRKSNLTVHQRIHTGEKPYECSECMEVFISKTHLRVHQRIHTGEKPYKCAECGKTYRDKTQLKMHQRIHTGEKLYECNKCGKPCRDKIDLTVHHRIHTGERPYECGECGKGFRAKNQLRVHERIHTGEKPYECSECGKAFTSKAQHTNHRRIHTGEKPYKCSECMEAFRTKKFLALHQRIHTGEKPYECSECGKACRDKTRLTEHQRIHTGEKPYECRKCGKAFRSKDMLTSHQRIHTGEKTYKCK, encoded by the exons GAATCACTAGCATttaaggatgtggctgtggaatTCACTACGGAGGAGTGGATACAATtgaacccatctcagaaaaagttgtacagggatgtgatgctggagaactacaCGAATATGGTGTTTTTGG GATTTGCAGTTTCCAAACCAGATGTGATCTACCAgttggaaagaaaggaagcatcTTGGGTGGCAGAGGCAGATATTCCCAGAAGCAGCTGTCCAG AGAGCCAAGAATTTAGTGAAGATAAGCCTCCTGAatataatgaatgtgggaaggcctttggtAGTAAGAAACAACTTACAGTTCATCACagagttcatactggagagaaaccttatgaatgtagtgaatgtggaaaggccttcggGACGAAGACACGCTTTACgctgcatcagagaattcatactggagagaaaccttatgaatgtagtgaatgtggaaaggccttcaggtGGAAGACACTCTTGCcagtgcatcagagaattcataccggagagaaaccctatgaatgtagtgaatgtggaaaggccttcagagaTAAGAGAGATCTTAGAGTACATCAcagaactcatactggagagaaaccttataaatgtagtgaatgtggaaaggccttcaagAGAAAGACAGAACTTAAActgcatcacagaattcatactggagagaaaccttatgaatgtagtcaatgtggaaaggcctttagGAGAAAGTCACATCTTACGgttcatcagagaattcatactcgAGATGTGTGTTATGAATATAAGGAGTGTGGGAAGGATTTCCTTTACAACTCAGATCTCACTCTACATCAAAAAATtgatactggagagaaaccttatgaatatagtgaatgtggaaaggccttcaggaGGAAGACACAACTTATagtgcatcagagaattcatactggagagaaaccttatgaatgtagtgaatgtggaaaggccttcaggtGGAAAACACCCCTGAcagtacatcagagaattcatactggagagaaaccttatggatgtagtgaatgtggaaggGCCTTCAGACATAAGATACACCTGACAGTGCATCATAGAATTCATAcgggagagaaaccttatgaatgtagtgaatgtagGAAGGACTTCAGGTATAAGGTACAACTTACAGTGCATcgcagaattcatactggagagaaaccttatgaatgtagtgaatgtggaaaggcctttagaGATAAGTCACATCTTACTGTGCATCAAAGAACTCATAGtgaagagaaaccttatgagtgtagtgaatgtggaaaggcctacAGGCGTAAGTCAAATCTCactgtgcatcagagaattcatactggagagaaaccttacgaATGTAGTGAATGTATGGAGGTGTTCATTTCTAAGACACACCTGAgagtgcatcagagaattcatactggagagaaaccttataaatgtgcTGAATGTGGAAAGACCTACAGGGATAAGACACAACTTAAaatgcatcagagaattcatactggagagaaactttatgaatgtaataaatgcGGGAAGCCCTGCAGGGATAAGATAGACCTTACAGttcatcacagaattcataccGGAGAGAGACCTTATGAATGTGGTGAATGCGGTAAGGGCTTCCGTGCTAAAAACCAACTTAGAGTTCatgagagaattcatactggagagaaaccttatgaatgtagtgaatgtgggaaagccttcactaGTAAGGCACAACATACAAATCATcggagaatccatactggagagaaaccttataaatgtagtgAATGTATGGAGGCCTTCAGGACCAAGAAGTTCCTTGCtctgcatcagagaattcatactggagagaaaccttatgagtgtagtgaatgtgggaaagcctgcAGGGATAAGACACGACTTACagagcatcagagaattcatactggagagaaaccttatgagtgtaggaaatgtggaaaagcctttaggAGCAAGGACATGCTTACTagtcatcagagaattcatactggagagaaaactTATAAATGTAAATGA